The proteins below come from a single Isoptericola dokdonensis DS-3 genomic window:
- a CDS encoding ATP-binding protein, with translation MTTVLLVTRLAGDTDLLALRRSGREAARALGLDPHAQVRLATALSEVGRAALPGGPVDVQLAVVPRGAAPLLRAELVASAPLAVHGAAADGGVPAAARLVDVLDVTDDRRTVTLGMALAPGARTDDLADLRGTLGLGHDGGALDELRARHAELLRAHDELRAQRDELRRLNSTLARAQADAQAMYAQLSAELEETNSGVVALYGELDERGRELAAANEAKSRFLRNVSHELRTPVNSIIGLTSLLAESRLDAAQADQVGFLADSAGTLLTLVDELLELARAEAGHLDVQPAPVDLAALFDELRGTTAPLVRDGVELVVDDPAGVALVTDRRLVARIARNLLTNAVKFTERGAVRLRAATVDGQVVLTVQDSGVGIPAEHLEDVFEEFVQVPNHLQPGARGTGLGLPYARRVAEALGGTLVAASTPGRGSTFTLTLPAGPAGPAGAVEAVEAVEEPGTLGHVLVVDDDRAFGAVVAGLLRDDASRVSLAHDAEHALALLRDDPADAVALDVRMPGTDGITLLARLRAEVPRLPAVLMSSGPAPDLPDDLAGTPFLPKARLDRATLAAAFAGRTAP, from the coding sequence GTGACGACGGTGCTGCTCGTGACCCGCCTGGCGGGCGACACCGACCTGCTGGCCCTGCGCCGGTCGGGCCGGGAGGCCGCGCGTGCGCTCGGTCTGGACCCCCACGCCCAGGTGCGGCTGGCGACGGCGCTGTCCGAGGTGGGCCGCGCGGCGCTGCCCGGCGGGCCGGTCGACGTGCAGCTCGCCGTGGTGCCGCGGGGGGCGGCGCCCCTGCTGCGCGCGGAGCTGGTCGCGTCGGCGCCGCTCGCCGTCCACGGCGCCGCAGCGGACGGGGGCGTGCCCGCCGCGGCCCGGCTGGTGGACGTCCTCGACGTGACGGACGACCGACGCACGGTCACGCTCGGCATGGCCCTCGCACCGGGGGCCCGCACGGACGACCTGGCGGACCTGCGCGGCACGCTCGGCCTGGGGCACGACGGGGGCGCCCTCGACGAGCTCCGCGCCCGGCACGCGGAGCTGCTGCGGGCCCACGACGAGCTGCGGGCGCAGCGGGACGAGCTGCGGCGGCTGAACTCCACCCTGGCGCGCGCACAGGCGGACGCGCAGGCGATGTACGCCCAGCTCTCCGCCGAGCTGGAGGAGACCAACTCGGGCGTGGTCGCGCTCTACGGCGAGCTGGACGAGCGAGGGCGCGAGCTCGCTGCGGCGAACGAGGCGAAGTCACGGTTCCTGCGCAACGTCAGCCACGAGCTGCGCACGCCCGTGAACTCGATCATCGGGCTCACCTCCCTGCTCGCGGAGTCGCGGCTCGACGCAGCGCAGGCCGACCAGGTCGGGTTCCTCGCGGACAGCGCGGGCACCCTGCTGACGCTGGTGGACGAGCTGCTGGAGCTCGCCCGCGCCGAGGCCGGGCACCTGGACGTGCAGCCCGCCCCCGTCGACCTCGCCGCGCTGTTCGACGAGCTCCGCGGCACCACCGCGCCGCTGGTGCGCGACGGCGTCGAGCTGGTCGTGGACGACCCCGCAGGCGTCGCGCTCGTCACCGACCGGCGGCTCGTCGCGCGGATCGCGCGCAACCTGCTGACCAACGCGGTGAAGTTCACCGAGCGGGGGGCGGTGCGGCTGCGGGCGGCCACCGTGGACGGCCAGGTCGTCCTCACCGTGCAGGACTCCGGGGTCGGCATCCCCGCCGAGCACCTGGAGGACGTCTTCGAGGAGTTCGTCCAGGTGCCCAACCACCTCCAGCCGGGTGCGCGCGGCACCGGCCTGGGCCTGCCGTACGCGCGGCGCGTGGCCGAGGCGCTCGGCGGCACCCTCGTCGCGGCGTCGACGCCGGGCCGGGGCAGCACGTTCACCCTCACCCTGCCCGCCGGACCCGCCGGACCCGCCGGGGCCGTCGAAGCAGTCGAGGCAGTCGAGGAGCCCGGCACGCTCGGCCACGTGCTCGTCGTCGACGACGACCGCGCGTTCGGTGCCGTCGTGGCGGGCCTGCTGCGCGACGACGCGTCCCGGGTCAGCCTGGCCCACGACGCCGAGCACGCGCTGGCGCTGCTGCGCGACGACCCGGCCGACGCGGTCGCGCTCGACGTCCGGATGCCCGGGACGGACGGCATCACCCTGCTGGCCCGGCTGCGCGCCGAGGTGCCGCGCCTGCCCGCGGTGCTCATGTCGAGCGGCCCCGCGCCCGACCTCCCCGACGATCTCGCCGGGACCCCGTTCCTGCCGAAGGCCCGGCTCGACCGGGCCACCCTCGCGGCGGCGTTCGCCGGACGGACGGCACCATGA
- a CDS encoding ATP-binding protein, with translation MTGVVDPESPLSVLDNGAWYTIDHPSAVGGVRRAASTTALHLGMSPSRAAEVSLVVTELATNQVRHAGSGSVLLRVRRTGLEAALEVLAVDAGPGMRDVSAAMLDGVSSGGTLGIGLGTLVRLTTAWDAWSAPGRGTAVAAVFAVSGPAPEPAVPTGITRAMTGQTVCGDGWAWREDDGTTTLMVSDGLGHGPLAAAASHAAVRAFHDGPGGTPRALLGRVHDALRGTRGAAVAIVQRSGDTLRHAGVGNVAGTLHGTRSRSLLSNPGIAGSHASTIQETSYPLGPDDVVTLSSDGLTDRVSMADYPGLATRTPLVVAGVLLRDFGVRRDDACLAVLPARGQP, from the coding sequence ATGACGGGCGTGGTGGACCCCGAGTCCCCGCTGAGCGTCCTCGACAACGGTGCCTGGTACACCATCGACCACCCGTCGGCGGTGGGCGGGGTGCGCCGTGCGGCGTCCACGACGGCGCTGCACCTGGGCATGTCCCCCTCCCGCGCGGCCGAGGTCAGCCTCGTCGTCACCGAGCTGGCGACGAACCAGGTCCGGCACGCGGGCTCGGGCTCCGTGCTGCTGCGGGTGCGCCGCACCGGCCTGGAGGCGGCGCTCGAGGTCCTCGCGGTCGACGCCGGACCGGGCATGCGCGACGTCTCCGCGGCGATGCTCGACGGTGTCTCGTCCGGCGGCACCCTCGGCATCGGCCTCGGCACGCTCGTGCGGCTCACCACCGCGTGGGACGCGTGGTCGGCGCCCGGCCGGGGCACGGCCGTCGCCGCGGTGTTCGCCGTCTCGGGCCCGGCCCCGGAACCGGCCGTGCCGACGGGGATCACCCGCGCGATGACCGGGCAGACGGTCTGCGGCGACGGGTGGGCCTGGCGCGAGGACGACGGCACGACGACGCTGATGGTCTCGGACGGGCTCGGGCACGGCCCGCTCGCCGCAGCGGCGTCGCACGCGGCCGTCCGGGCGTTCCACGACGGACCCGGCGGCACGCCCCGCGCCCTGCTGGGGCGCGTGCACGACGCCCTGCGCGGCACCCGGGGCGCCGCGGTCGCGATCGTCCAGCGGTCCGGGGACACGCTCCGGCACGCCGGCGTCGGCAACGTCGCCGGGACGCTGCACGGCACCCGCTCCCGGTCGCTCCTCAGCAACCCGGGCATCGCGGGGTCGCACGCGTCGACGATCCAGGAGACGTCGTACCCGCTCGGTCCGGACGACGTCGTCACCCTGTCCAGCGACGGCCTGACGGACCGGGTCAGCATGGCCGACTACCCGGGGCTCGCCACTCGCACGCCGCTGGTGGTGGCGGGCGTCCTGCTGCGCGACTTCGGGGTGCGCCGCGACGACGCCTGCCTCGCCGTGCTCCCCGCCCGGGGGCAGCCGTGA
- a CDS encoding ATP-binding protein, with amino-acid sequence MTALPSVTQLPVRTDSDVVRVRQLVRTVAQQARLSLVDQTKLVTAASELARNTLIHGGGGVAEIEHVSDGRRDGVRAVFADSGPGIPDLDLALTDGWTSGSGLGLGLSGSRRLVEHFEIDTTPGVGTRVVITAWSR; translated from the coding sequence ATGACCGCCCTGCCGTCCGTCACGCAGCTGCCGGTCCGCACGGACTCGGACGTCGTGCGTGTCCGCCAGCTGGTGCGCACCGTCGCCCAGCAGGCGCGGCTGTCCCTCGTGGACCAGACCAAGCTCGTCACGGCGGCCAGCGAGCTCGCCCGCAACACGCTGATCCACGGCGGCGGGGGCGTCGCGGAGATCGAGCACGTGTCCGACGGCCGTCGCGACGGCGTGCGCGCCGTCTTCGCCGACTCCGGTCCGGGCATCCCCGACCTCGACCTCGCCCTGACCGACGGCTGGACCAGCGGCAGCGGGCTCGGGCTGGGCCTGTCGGGCTCCCGGCGCCTCGTGGAGCACTTCGAGATCGACACGACGCCGGGCGTGGGCACGCGCGTCGTCATCACGGCCTGGTCCCGATGA
- a CDS encoding STAS domain-containing protein: MNDGVPILKIGSTLLVSIQVDLQDDTALRLQEDLAERITRTGARGVIIDISGLEIVDSFIGRMLASVASISRVLDAQTVVVGMRPAVAITMVELGLSLGGVRTALDVDRGLALLAPTQDSAADVLLAAAERRSG; this comes from the coding sequence GTGAACGACGGCGTGCCGATCCTCAAGATCGGCTCCACCCTGCTCGTGTCCATCCAGGTCGACCTGCAGGACGACACCGCCCTGCGCCTCCAGGAGGACCTGGCCGAGCGCATCACCCGCACCGGCGCGCGCGGCGTGATCATCGACATCTCCGGCCTGGAGATCGTCGACAGCTTCATCGGCCGGATGCTCGCCTCGGTCGCGTCGATCTCCCGCGTGCTCGACGCGCAGACGGTCGTCGTCGGGATGCGGCCCGCCGTCGCGATCACGATGGTGGAGCTGGGGCTGTCCCTCGGCGGCGTCCGCACCGCGCTCGACGTGGACCGCGGGCTCGCACTGCTCGCCCCCACGCAGGACTCCGCCGCCGACGTGCTCCTCGCCGCCGCCGAACGCAGGTCCGGATGA
- a CDS encoding STAS domain-containing protein gives MPGTPLHQILADHADAVRTAWLSAVADELRGRTSRGELEREQSDIFDALVDGLAQGATSLDHPAFDQLRGTLSDVSSARARLGFTPRETAVAVFALKEGLYVLDAQVRDDVSPLLRLVDALGLFTFESFAAARESIIAEQAEQLLELSTPVVKLWDGIVAVPLVGTLDSARTQVVMEKLLNTLVETGSDHAIIDITGVPAVDTQVAQHLLKTVVAARLMGAECTISGIRPQIAQTIVALGIEFGDISTRASLADALVDALRSRASTRNEVLA, from the coding sequence ATGCCCGGCACCCCGCTGCACCAGATCCTCGCCGACCACGCCGACGCCGTCCGGACGGCCTGGCTGAGCGCCGTCGCCGACGAGCTGCGCGGCCGCACGTCCCGCGGCGAGCTGGAGCGCGAGCAGTCCGACATCTTCGACGCCCTCGTCGACGGGCTCGCCCAGGGCGCGACCTCGCTCGACCACCCGGCGTTCGACCAGCTGCGCGGCACCCTCTCCGACGTCTCCTCGGCGCGCGCCCGCCTCGGCTTCACGCCGCGAGAGACCGCCGTGGCCGTGTTCGCCCTCAAGGAGGGCCTGTACGTGCTGGACGCGCAGGTGCGCGACGACGTCAGCCCGCTGCTGCGGCTCGTCGACGCCCTCGGCCTGTTCACGTTCGAGTCGTTCGCCGCGGCCCGCGAGTCGATCATCGCGGAGCAGGCGGAACAGCTCCTCGAGCTGTCGACCCCGGTGGTGAAGCTGTGGGACGGCATCGTGGCGGTCCCGCTGGTCGGCACGCTCGACTCGGCCCGCACCCAGGTCGTCATGGAGAAGCTGCTCAACACCCTCGTCGAGACGGGCAGCGACCACGCCATCATCGACATCACCGGGGTGCCGGCGGTCGACACCCAGGTCGCGCAGCACCTGCTCAAGACGGTCGTCGCGGCCCGGCTCATGGGCGCGGAGTGCACGATCAGCGGCATCCGCCCGCAGATCGCCCAGACGATCGTGGCGCTCGGCATCGAGTTCGGGGACATCAGCACCCGTGCCTCGCTCGCCGACGCGCTGGTCGACGCGCTGCGGAGCCGGGCGTCCACCCGGAACGAGGTGCTCGCGTGA
- the pgi gene encoding glucose-6-phosphate isomerase — MTTTPADATATPSWADLQRHHRDFRGDLRGWFATDPGRAERLTRTAGDLLVDLSKNLVTDETLEILVRLAHDVDLPARTEAMFTGEHINVTEDRAVLHTALRRAPGTQPPLVVDGQDVDADVARELDKLSAFADQVRSGAWTGVTGKPVRTVVNIGIGGSDLGPVMVYEALAPYGEGGPAARFVSNIDPTDVAQKTAGLDPETTLFIVASKTFGTLETLTNARLARAWLWEGLVAAGAIEDTDEARQAAVGKHFVAVSTALDKVAAFGIDPANAFGFWDWVGGRYSVDSAIGTSLAIAFGPDVFRELLAGFRTMDEHFRSTPLERNVPALMGLLNVWYVNFLDAHTHAVLPYAQQLHRFPAYLQQLTMESNGKSVRADGSPVTSQTGEVFWGEPGTNGQHAFYQLIHQGTRTIPADFIAFATPAYPLTDADGDGGAVRPGADVHELFLANFFAQTKALAFGKTADEVRAEGTAEHLVSARTFSGNRPTTSIMAPALTPSVLGQLVALYEHVTFVQGVVWGIDSFDQWGVELGKKLALEIAPAVSGDDEALAAQDSSTKALVEYYRAHRA; from the coding sequence ATGACGACCACCCCTGCCGACGCCACCGCCACGCCGTCCTGGGCCGACCTCCAGCGCCACCACCGCGACTTCCGCGGCGACCTGCGCGGCTGGTTCGCCACCGACCCGGGCCGCGCGGAGCGGCTCACCCGCACCGCCGGCGACCTCCTGGTCGACCTGTCCAAGAACCTCGTCACCGACGAGACCCTGGAGATCCTCGTCCGCCTCGCCCACGACGTGGACCTGCCCGCCCGCACCGAGGCGATGTTCACCGGCGAGCACATCAACGTCACCGAGGACCGCGCCGTCCTGCACACCGCCCTGCGCCGTGCGCCCGGCACGCAGCCGCCGCTCGTCGTCGACGGCCAGGACGTCGACGCGGACGTCGCGCGCGAGCTCGACAAGCTCAGCGCGTTCGCCGACCAGGTGCGCTCGGGCGCCTGGACGGGCGTCACCGGCAAGCCGGTGCGCACCGTCGTCAACATCGGCATCGGCGGCTCCGACCTCGGCCCGGTCATGGTCTACGAGGCGCTCGCGCCCTACGGCGAGGGCGGCCCCGCCGCCCGGTTCGTCTCCAACATCGACCCCACCGACGTCGCGCAGAAGACCGCCGGCCTCGACCCCGAGACCACGCTGTTCATCGTCGCGTCGAAGACGTTCGGCACCCTGGAGACGCTGACCAACGCCCGGCTGGCCCGCGCCTGGCTCTGGGAGGGCCTCGTCGCGGCCGGCGCCATCGAGGACACCGACGAGGCCCGCCAGGCCGCCGTCGGGAAGCACTTCGTCGCCGTCTCGACGGCGCTGGACAAGGTCGCCGCGTTCGGCATCGACCCCGCCAACGCCTTCGGCTTCTGGGACTGGGTGGGTGGGCGCTACTCCGTCGACTCCGCCATCGGCACCTCGCTGGCGATCGCGTTCGGCCCCGACGTCTTCCGCGAGCTCCTCGCGGGCTTCCGCACGATGGACGAGCACTTCCGCAGCACCCCGCTGGAGCGGAACGTGCCCGCGCTGATGGGCCTGCTCAACGTCTGGTACGTCAACTTCCTCGACGCCCACACCCACGCCGTGCTGCCCTACGCCCAGCAGCTCCACCGCTTCCCGGCCTACCTCCAGCAGCTCACGATGGAGTCCAACGGCAAGTCGGTGCGCGCGGACGGCTCCCCCGTCACGTCGCAGACCGGCGAGGTGTTCTGGGGCGAGCCCGGCACCAACGGCCAGCACGCCTTCTACCAGCTCATCCACCAGGGCACCCGCACGATCCCGGCGGACTTCATCGCGTTCGCGACGCCCGCCTACCCGCTCACCGACGCCGACGGTGACGGCGGGGCCGTCCGGCCCGGGGCCGACGTCCACGAGCTGTTCCTCGCGAACTTCTTCGCCCAGACGAAGGCCCTCGCGTTCGGCAAGACCGCCGACGAGGTCCGCGCCGAGGGCACCGCCGAGCACCTGGTGAGCGCCCGCACGTTCTCCGGCAACCGGCCGACGACGTCGATCATGGCGCCCGCCCTCACGCCGTCCGTGCTCGGCCAGCTCGTCGCGCTGTACGAGCACGTCACGTTCGTCCAGGGCGTCGTGTGGGGCATCGACTCGTTCGACCAGTGGGGCGTCGAGCTCGGCAAGAAGCTCGCCCTGGAGATCGCGCCCGCGGTGTCCGGCGACGACGAGGCGCTCGCCGCGCAGGACTCGTCGACGAAGGCGCTCGTGGAGTACTACCGCGCGCACCGCGCCTGA
- a CDS encoding DUF1269 domain-containing protein, with translation MANFTVWKFDTPEGAGRAASIVKDAAGDGLVTLVDHAVVSWPEGAEHPETHGINDDAAKSGGWGALWGLLIGALFFIPVIGAVAGAAIAGLSRALSDVGIRKEDLVKIKEEVVPGTSALFLVLEQTDTDRFAERLHGLKATLVSSNLSDTETRELKERFGS, from the coding sequence ATGGCCAACTTCACGGTCTGGAAGTTCGACACCCCCGAGGGCGCAGGGCGGGCCGCGTCGATCGTCAAGGACGCCGCCGGTGACGGGCTCGTCACGCTCGTCGACCACGCCGTCGTCTCGTGGCCCGAGGGCGCCGAGCACCCCGAGACCCACGGCATCAACGACGACGCCGCCAAGTCCGGCGGCTGGGGTGCCCTGTGGGGCCTGCTCATCGGTGCCCTCTTCTTCATCCCCGTCATCGGCGCCGTCGCCGGCGCGGCGATCGCCGGGCTGTCGAGGGCGCTCTCCGACGTCGGCATCCGCAAGGAGGACCTCGTCAAGATCAAGGAGGAGGTCGTCCCCGGCACCTCCGCGCTCTTCCTCGTGCTCGAGCAGACCGACACCGACCGCTTCGCCGAGCGCCTGCACGGGCTCAAGGCGACCCTGGTCAGCTCGAACCTGTCCGACACCGAGACCCGGGAGCTCAAGGAACGGTTCGGCTCCTGA